In the genome of Desulfobacterales bacterium, the window AATGAGTATCTGCATGCCCCGCAAGAATCCGAAGACCCCCTGGGGGAAGAAAATGATTCCCCTGTACACGGACTGGTCCATCGATATCCGGACCGTGTTCTTTTTTTAGTCACGGATTTCTGCTCAACCTACTGTCGCTATTGCACCAGATCCCGCATGGTCGGCAAGCGCCTTACCCATCGCTTTAACCCATCCCGCTGGCAGGCGGGCCTGGACTATATCGAAGCGACGCCATCGGTTCGGGATGTTTTGCTGTCCGGCGGCGATCCGTTGACGCTTTCGGACGACCGGCTGGAATGGCTGCTTTCCCGCCTGCGCCGCATACCGCATGTAGAAATCATTCGTATTGGTACCAAAGCACCGGTCGTTCTGCCCCAGCGGATCACCAGCGGTTTGATCCGGATGCTCAAACGATATCATCCGTTATGGATGAGCATTCACTTTACCCATCCCGATGAACTGACGCCGGAGACCCAGTCGGCCTGTCAACGCTTGGCTGACGCGGGAATCCCCCTGGGAAGCCAAACGGTTCTGCTGGCAGGTGTAAATGACCGGGTGGAGACAATGAAAAGGCTCTATCACGGCCTGCTCAAAAATCGGGTGAAACCTTATTACCTGTATCAGTGCGATCCCATTATCGGGTCAGCTCATTTCAGAACGCCGGTATCAAAAGGGCTTGAAATCATCCAGGGATTAAGGGGCCATACCAGCGGTTACGCAGTCCCCACCTACGTCATTGACGGACCCGGGGGGGGCGGCAAGATTCCGTTGCTTCCCGAATATGTGGTCGGCCGGGAAGGCAACGATCTGCTGCTGCAAAACTATCAGGGTCGCATTTGCCGATACCCGGACGCCGCCCAAAATCCGCCAGATCCATCGTTGCTCTCATAAGGAAATGGAACGCATGAAAATTGGTATGACGTATGACCTGCGGGAAGATTACCTGGCGGAAGGGTTCAGTGAAGAGGAAACCGCCGAGTTCGATAAACCTGAAACCATAGCGGCCATCGACAGCGCACTGCAGGACCTGGGGCACCAAACAGACCGGATCGGCAATATGCGTTCTCTGACGGTTCGGCTGGCTGCGGGCGATCGCTGGGATATGGTGTTTAATATTGCCGAAGGACTAAAGGGCTTCGGGCGCGAAGCCCTGGTTCCGGCGCTGCTGGATGCTTATGGAATCCCCTATACTTTTTCCGACCCCATGGTTCTCTCCCTGACCCTGCATAAGGGCATGACCAAAAGGGTCGTTC includes:
- a CDS encoding KamA family radical SAM protein produces the protein MAKEMLLNDEKEPPSTLPGLGVIALQSDDVSPGYSTETKLKVVWDLNSNNLGSNKSSEKTLTFRRQFFKDVTETEWNNWHWQLRHRITSLSQLERFLSLSKDEREAGFHRDAIFPVAITPYYLSLLEKDNPGQGLRRSVVPVKNEYLHAPQESEDPLGEENDSPVHGLVHRYPDRVLFLVTDFCSTYCRYCTRSRMVGKRLTHRFNPSRWQAGLDYIEATPSVRDVLLSGGDPLTLSDDRLEWLLSRLRRIPHVEIIRIGTKAPVVLPQRITSGLIRMLKRYHPLWMSIHFTHPDELTPETQSACQRLADAGIPLGSQTVLLAGVNDRVETMKRLYHGLLKNRVKPYYLYQCDPIIGSAHFRTPVSKGLEIIQGLRGHTSGYAVPTYVIDGPGGGGKIPLLPEYVVGREGNDLLLQNYQGRICRYPDAAQNPPDPSLLS